The segment TGATTAAATCCTGATTGGGTTCGGCAGAAACATAGTTTCCACCAAATTGGATTTGCACTCTAAAATCGTCTTTCGCCGGTTTTTTATTGACACAGTGGGAAAACTTTTTGTTGAAAAAGATAAAGGAAGTTTCACCTTCCGAGACGATTTCAGGTCTGAATTCCTGGAGTAATAATTCTTTTTCGGAAGCTATTGATTGGTATTGTAAATTAATTTGTTCCAATTGGTCAATTTCAAAGACTTTGGTAAGATAGGCACCGCCGGAATAAGCTGGTTTTATTACCCCTTTTGTCCAGTTTTTTGGAATGATTTCTTCTAAATTTAATGTTGTAGTTTTATCTATAAAAACCGTTGGAAGTATTTTGATTCCTTGATTTTCTAATTCCCGAAGATAAAATTTATGTTTGTTTTTTTGGACTATTTCAATGGCGTTCAGGGTTTTGATTCCTGAAGTTTGAATGTAATCAAGCCATGTATTGAATTGGTATTCTTTTTCAAAATAATCCCAGGTATTTCTAAAAATCAGGTAATCAAAATCGTTCCAGTTGATGGTTGTATCATCCCAAACGGTTGCACTTGCGGTGATATTATGTTTGGCTAATTCCGGGATTAAGAATTGATCGGTTTGATAGAGTTCGGGAAATTTTTCACAGGTTAATAAGGCAATTTTCATCACAATTACAAATGATCAACGTTTGGACTGTCACTTTCTATCATTCCGTCTTTTAAACGAATGACTCTGTGAGCATACTTGGCAATGTCTTCCTCGTGGGTAACTACGATAACCGTATTTCCGTTTTTGTGAATGTCGTTGAAAAGATTCATGATTTCGACCGAAGTTTTGCTGTCTAGATTTCCGGTAGGCTCATCGGCCAAAATAATAGAAGGTTTGTTGACCAAAGCTCTGGCAATGGCCACACGTTGGCGTTGTCCACCCGAAAGTTGGTTGGGCTGGTGATCCATTCTGTCGGAAAGGTTTACTTGTGTCAAAACTTCTGTCGCGCGAACATTTCGTTCGGATTTGGAATGGCCTGCGTAAATCATTGGCAAAGCCACATTATCTAAAGCGGTTGTTCGTGGTAAAAGATTAAAGGTTTGAAACACAAAACCAATTTCTTTGTTTCTGATTTCGGCTAAATCATCATCATGCATCTGGCTAACATCATTACCATTGAGAATATAAGTTCCCGAAGTTGGTGTATCCAAACAACCCAAAAGGTTCATAAGCGTTGACTTTCCGGAACCTGATGGTCCCATTAACGCTACATATTCTCCTTTATTGATTTGTAAATCGATGCCTTTTAAAACGTTGATGGTTTCATTTCCGAGTTGGAAATCACGTTTTAATTTTTTGATGTTTATTAATGGATTTGCCATTTTTTATTGCAGAATTTTGATAAAAGTAAGAAAAGAAAATTAATTTGTTGCCTGATGGAACCATTGTCCAAAATCATAGCCGGCTTTCGCTATAATTATTATTCCTAAAACAATTACAAACCCCAACAGTATTTTAAACTGTTTTGATTTTAAGAAGTTGTGAGTTTCCATGATTTAAATTTTAGTTTGGCTATTGGTAGGCTAAAAGATTTAATTGTTACAGCTGCATGACTAAATACAGATTGCAAAACAACAATGTAGCAATTGTGTAAAAGCTTTACATAAATGTATAACAAGTCAGCATTGAAAAGAAAGTAATTTTACATATAACTAATAATAACAAATAATAGTATTATGAAAAAAAGTGTTTATGTAGTCGGAGTTTTGGCAATGGTAGTTTTAGGATTTGCATCTTGTAAAGATGAAAAGCAAGCTCAAGCCGAAAAAACAGTTAATAATTATGTAGTATATGTTGACTCATTAGATAATGTATCCGCTGATGATGCCAAATCAAATTGGGAAGCAATTGATCAAAGCTATCAAGTTAGAATTTCTGAAGCAGAAGCATCATTAGCTGAATCAGATAATGAAGCCTTAAGAGAAAAATTAGCGGTTAGCAAAGCAAAATATGAAGCATTAAAAGCTAAGTATCAAGCAGAGTTAGAAGCAGAAAAACAGGTTGTTAGAACCCCAAATCAATTGTTGAGAGACCGATTTTTTGGAGAAGGTAAAGTTGGCGAAGACATGAATTTTTCGTGGGTAAACAAAGACAATATTTTACAGGTTTATCAGGACTTTTTAGATTCATATGAAAAAAATAAAGGCGATTTCACCAGAGAAGATTATGATGAAGTGAAATTGATTTATGAAGCATTAGACAGCAGAAAAAATACCGTTGAAAAAGAAGGTTTAACTTCAGAAGACAATAATAAAATTGCCTCTATAAAATTCAGATTTGCACCAATGTTCAAAATGAACCGTATTGGAGCCAAAGCAAGAGAAAATGAAGAAGCAAAAGAATAAATGATTAAATTGGTTTTGTTTAATTCGGGGAATGGCAATCAGGGATGGTTGCCATTTTTCATGCTCTAATCACAAAATGTTCCTTTGGTTGTTCTTGGCGAAAGAAAACAATTCCCCATTGAAAAGTATCAATAGTAACGGTAACTTTTGGATGTTTTTTTATAATTTTCCAAGCTTCTGTCATATCATTACTCCAATGAATGTCATCAAAAATCCAAACACTTTCGTTGGTTATGGTTGGCAATAATAATTCGAAATAATCTAAGGTTGCTTGTTTGGAATGGTTACCGTCAAAGTAAATAAGTTGGAAGTTGGAAGCTTGAAGTTGGGAGTTTTGCAAATAGTTTTTGAATTCCGTATTTACACATTCAACATTATTGATATTGAATTTTTGCAATTGATATTGACATTGAATAAGTGTGTTTGGGCATCCTTCTAATGTTGTAATTTTAGCTTTCGAATTTCCCAACGAAAGGGCAGAAGTCGCCAAACCTAATGAAGTTCCAATTTCCAAAATCCTTTCAGGCTGAAAATAATTGGTAATCCTG is part of the Flavobacterium sangjuense genome and harbors:
- a CDS encoding ATP-grasp domain-containing protein, giving the protein MKIALLTCEKFPELYQTDQFLIPELAKHNITASATVWDDTTINWNDFDYLIFRNTWDYFEKEYQFNTWLDYIQTSGIKTLNAIEIVQKNKHKFYLRELENQGIKILPTVFIDKTTTLNLEEIIPKNWTKGVIKPAYSGGAYLTKVFEIDQLEQINLQYQSIASEKELLLQEFRPEIVSEGETSFIFFNKKFSHCVNKKPAKDDFRVQIQFGGNYVSAEPNQDLINQAQNVVNTFSEKLLYARVDGIIINNQLHLMEVECIEPDLYFNHSEGSQQRFVNAILDLISE
- a CDS encoding ABC transporter ATP-binding protein; amino-acid sequence: MANPLINIKKLKRDFQLGNETINVLKGIDLQINKGEYVALMGPSGSGKSTLMNLLGCLDTPTSGTYILNGNDVSQMHDDDLAEIRNKEIGFVFQTFNLLPRTTALDNVALPMIYAGHSKSERNVRATEVLTQVNLSDRMDHQPNQLSGGQRQRVAIARALVNKPSIILADEPTGNLDSKTSVEIMNLFNDIHKNGNTVIVVTHEEDIAKYAHRVIRLKDGMIESDSPNVDHL
- a CDS encoding O-methyltransferase, with translation MIQIIKSYLNFLWNSKNEHGVHSPFVFSLVTKCFYDKEKYAEYSILKNYRKELLENYDTIEVIDFGAGSKVFKSNTRAINQIAGNAGISKKRAELLFRITNYFQPERILEIGTSLGLATSALSLGNSKAKITTLEGCPNTLIQCQYQLQKFNINNVECVNTEFKNYLQNSQLQASNFQLIYFDGNHSKQATLDYFELLLPTITNESVWIFDDIHWSNDMTEAWKIIKKHPKVTVTIDTFQWGIVFFRQEQPKEHFVIRA